In a genomic window of Curtobacterium flaccumfaciens pv. betae:
- a CDS encoding TrmH family RNA methyltransferase gives MSDLLENPRAGRVKAVAALAKKDVRAETGLFLLEGPQAVREALEYAPELLRELYVTPTAATRYGLDDAPVDTWFVTEQVLDAMADTVTPQGVVAVCQQFPTSVKDVFPDRAAAAADREARDASDDQAALPGLVAILEEVRDPGNAGTIIRAADAAGADAVVLTGRSVDPYNPKVVRSTTGSLFHVPVSVGVTLADTIERAKALGYTVLAADVSGDDLPVVRAEGMLDGPTAWVFGNEARGLTADDLALVDRAVKVPIYGQAESMNLATAASVCLYESAFALRS, from the coding sequence GTGAGCGATCTCCTCGAGAACCCCCGTGCCGGACGCGTGAAGGCCGTTGCGGCCCTGGCCAAGAAGGACGTCCGGGCCGAGACCGGCCTGTTCCTGCTGGAAGGGCCCCAAGCGGTCCGCGAAGCGCTGGAGTACGCCCCGGAGCTCCTGCGCGAGCTCTACGTGACGCCGACCGCCGCTACCCGCTACGGGCTCGACGACGCGCCGGTGGACACCTGGTTCGTGACCGAGCAGGTGCTCGACGCGATGGCCGACACGGTCACCCCGCAGGGCGTGGTGGCGGTGTGCCAGCAGTTCCCGACGTCGGTGAAGGACGTCTTCCCGGACCGCGCTGCGGCCGCCGCCGACCGGGAGGCCCGTGATGCGTCCGACGATCAGGCCGCGTTGCCCGGACTGGTCGCCATCCTCGAAGAGGTGCGGGATCCGGGGAACGCCGGCACGATCATCCGGGCCGCCGACGCGGCCGGCGCCGACGCGGTGGTGCTGACCGGACGCTCGGTCGACCCGTACAACCCGAAGGTCGTCCGGTCGACGACCGGGTCCCTGTTCCACGTCCCGGTGTCCGTCGGCGTGACCCTGGCGGACACGATCGAGCGGGCGAAGGCCCTGGGCTACACGGTGCTCGCGGCGGACGTCTCCGGCGACGACCTGCCGGTGGTCCGAGCCGAGGGGATGCTCGACGGACCGACCGCGTGGGTCTTCGGCAACGAGGCCCGCGGACTCACCGCCGACGACCTGGCGCTCGTCGACCGGGCCGTCAAGGTGCCGATCTACGGGCAGGCGGAGTCGATGAACCTCGCCACGGCCGCGTCGGTGTGCCTGTACGAGTCGGCCTTCGCGCTCCGGAGCTGA
- the pheS gene encoding phenylalanine--tRNA ligase subunit alpha — MSEPLEISESAVADAVDAALAAVRATTTVAELKQARAEHTGEQSPLARMNASMRSVPPEQKAAAGKLVGQARGRVNAAIAEQESVLAVAEERARLEAERVDVTALPVHRATGSRHPLSLLNEAVADIFVGMGWEVAEGPELEHEWFNFDALNFDQDHPARAMADTIFVEPVDRHLVMRTHTSPVQVRSLLSRDLPLYVIAPGRVYRADELDATHLPVFTQVEGIAIDKGLTMAHLRGTLEHFARQMFGAEAQIRLRPNYFPFTEPSAEMDVWQPNAKGGARWVEWGGCGMVNPNVLRAAGIDPDEYQGFAFGMGIERTLQFRNGLNDMRDFLEGDIRFSQQFGTVV; from the coding sequence GTGTCAGAACCTCTCGAGATCAGCGAATCGGCCGTCGCCGACGCGGTGGACGCGGCCCTCGCCGCCGTCCGTGCCACGACGACGGTCGCAGAACTGAAGCAGGCCAGGGCCGAGCACACCGGTGAGCAGTCACCGTTGGCGCGGATGAACGCATCGATGCGCAGTGTGCCGCCGGAGCAGAAGGCCGCGGCGGGCAAGCTCGTCGGGCAGGCCCGTGGGCGGGTGAACGCGGCGATCGCCGAGCAGGAATCCGTCCTCGCGGTGGCCGAGGAGCGCGCACGGCTCGAAGCCGAGCGCGTCGACGTCACCGCGTTGCCGGTCCACCGCGCCACCGGCTCCCGCCACCCGCTCTCGCTGCTGAACGAAGCCGTCGCCGACATCTTCGTGGGCATGGGGTGGGAAGTGGCAGAAGGCCCCGAACTCGAGCACGAGTGGTTCAACTTCGACGCGCTGAACTTCGACCAGGACCACCCGGCCCGGGCCATGGCGGACACGATCTTCGTCGAGCCCGTCGACCGGCACCTGGTCATGCGCACCCACACCTCACCGGTGCAGGTGCGGTCGCTGCTGTCGCGTGACCTCCCGCTGTACGTCATCGCCCCGGGTCGCGTCTACCGCGCCGACGAGCTCGACGCCACGCACCTGCCGGTCTTCACCCAGGTCGAGGGCATCGCGATCGACAAGGGTCTGACGATGGCGCACCTGCGCGGCACGCTCGAGCACTTCGCCCGGCAGATGTTCGGCGCCGAGGCGCAGATCCGGCTCCGCCCGAACTACTTCCCGTTCACCGAGCCCAGCGCCGAGATGGACGTCTGGCAGCCGAACGCCAAGGGTGGCGCGCGGTGGGTCGAGTGGGGTGGCTGCGGCATGGTGAACCCCAACGTCCTGCGTGCCGCCGGCATCGACCCGGACGAGTACCAGGGCTTCGCGTTCGGCATGGGCATCGAGCGGACACTGCAGTTCCGCAACGGCCTGAACGACATGCGTGACTTCCTCGAGGGCGACATCCGCTTCTCGCAGCAGTTCGGAACGGTGGTCTGA
- the pheT gene encoding phenylalanine--tRNA ligase subunit beta: MRVPLRWLGESVDLPEDVTLEHVHAALVSVGFEEEDVHTFDLTGPIVVGRVLERVPEPQKNGKTINWCQVDVGEAEPRGIVCGAHNFDVGDLVVVTLPGAVLPGPFPIAARKTYGHVSDGMIASARELGLGDEHDGILRFADLGMDPTVGADAIALLGLDDAAVEINVTPDRGYVLSMRGVAREYAHATGASFHDPVDRVAPRTAEGFRVTIDDQAPIRGRAGASTFVTRVVRGIDPAAKTPSWMVSRLSLAGVRSISLPVDVTNYVMFELGQPLHGYDLQTVAGGLGVRRAAAGETLETLDSTVRKLDPEDLVITDDHGPVGLAGVMGGARTEISASTTDVLIEAAGFDQVSIARTARRHKLPSEASRRFERGVDPQVAEAAANRAVELLVELAGGTADTLGSTLVDTEPRATVAMRLSRPAELVGVEYTDAEVIDTLRAIGATVEADGEQLTVTPPTWRPDLTDDTTLVEEVARIVGYDRIPSVLPVAPPGRSLTRHQQARRRVASALAAAGLTEVVTAPFVSAATQDAYPGIDPQGGPSVVLANALDSEQNLLRRSGVPALVDAARRNVSRGLVDVALYETSRVFLPVTGVTLGTDEVPAGAARPDRATLEALDASLPAQPFHVAALLTGHRVVKQPGTTAEPFGIADAIDAARQVAWAVGVELTVAQTTHPSLHPGRAASLLVDGTVVGVAGELLPELAEAAVLPRVVAVVELDLDALVAAAPELVAVAPIVSYPAATQDLSLVVDADVPAGDVLDAVRSGAGDLLEYARLVDDYRGSGVDEGQKSLTFALRFRATDRTLTAAEATEARDGAVRRAGERFGATLRD, from the coding sequence ATGCGCGTCCCACTCCGTTGGCTCGGTGAGTCCGTCGACCTCCCCGAGGACGTCACCCTCGAGCACGTCCACGCGGCGCTCGTGTCGGTCGGCTTCGAGGAAGAGGACGTCCACACCTTCGACCTGACCGGACCCATCGTGGTCGGTCGGGTCCTCGAGCGCGTCCCCGAGCCGCAGAAGAACGGCAAGACCATCAACTGGTGCCAGGTGGACGTCGGCGAAGCCGAGCCCCGCGGCATCGTCTGCGGCGCGCACAACTTCGACGTCGGCGACCTCGTCGTCGTCACGCTGCCCGGCGCAGTCCTGCCCGGGCCGTTCCCGATCGCAGCCCGCAAGACCTACGGGCACGTGTCCGACGGCATGATCGCCTCGGCCCGCGAGCTCGGGCTGGGCGACGAGCACGACGGCATCCTGCGCTTCGCCGACCTCGGCATGGACCCCACCGTCGGTGCCGACGCCATCGCGCTCCTCGGCCTCGACGACGCCGCGGTCGAGATCAACGTCACGCCGGACCGCGGCTACGTGCTCAGCATGCGCGGGGTCGCCCGCGAGTACGCGCACGCCACCGGAGCGAGCTTCCACGACCCCGTCGACCGCGTCGCGCCGCGGACGGCCGAGGGCTTCCGGGTCACGATCGACGACCAGGCCCCGATCCGGGGTCGGGCCGGAGCATCGACGTTCGTCACGCGTGTCGTGCGCGGGATCGACCCGGCCGCGAAGACACCGTCCTGGATGGTGTCGCGCCTGTCGCTGGCCGGGGTGCGCTCCATCTCCCTGCCCGTCGACGTCACGAACTACGTCATGTTCGAGCTCGGCCAGCCGCTCCACGGCTACGACCTGCAGACCGTCGCGGGCGGCCTCGGCGTGCGCCGGGCGGCCGCTGGCGAGACGCTCGAGACCCTCGACAGCACCGTCCGGAAGCTCGACCCCGAAGACCTCGTCATCACCGACGACCACGGTCCCGTCGGCCTCGCCGGCGTCATGGGCGGAGCCCGCACCGAGATCTCGGCGAGCACGACCGACGTGCTGATCGAGGCCGCCGGGTTCGACCAGGTCTCCATTGCCCGCACCGCTCGTCGCCACAAGCTCCCCAGCGAGGCATCCCGTCGCTTCGAGCGTGGTGTCGACCCGCAGGTGGCCGAGGCCGCGGCGAACCGTGCCGTCGAGCTCCTCGTCGAGCTCGCCGGCGGCACCGCTGACACCCTCGGGTCCACGCTCGTCGACACCGAGCCGCGGGCGACCGTGGCGATGCGGCTCTCGCGTCCGGCCGAGCTCGTCGGCGTCGAGTACACCGACGCCGAGGTCATCGACACACTCCGCGCGATCGGCGCCACGGTCGAGGCCGACGGTGAGCAGCTCACGGTCACCCCGCCCACCTGGCGTCCCGACCTGACCGACGACACCACCCTCGTCGAAGAGGTCGCGCGCATCGTCGGCTACGACCGGATCCCGAGCGTGCTGCCGGTCGCTCCGCCCGGTCGGAGCCTGACCCGGCACCAGCAGGCTCGTCGTCGGGTTGCCTCGGCGCTGGCCGCGGCGGGCCTGACCGAGGTCGTCACGGCGCCGTTCGTGTCCGCTGCCACGCAGGACGCCTACCCGGGGATCGACCCGCAGGGCGGACCGAGCGTCGTGCTCGCCAACGCCCTGGACAGCGAGCAGAACCTCCTGCGCCGCAGCGGCGTGCCGGCCCTGGTCGACGCCGCCCGTCGCAACGTGTCGCGCGGGCTCGTCGACGTCGCGCTCTACGAGACGTCCCGGGTGTTCCTGCCGGTGACGGGCGTGACGCTCGGCACCGACGAGGTCCCGGCGGGCGCCGCCCGGCCCGACCGTGCGACGCTCGAGGCGCTGGACGCCTCGCTGCCCGCCCAGCCCTTCCACGTCGCCGCACTGCTCACCGGCCACCGGGTCGTCAAGCAGCCGGGCACCACGGCGGAACCGTTCGGCATCGCCGACGCGATCGATGCGGCCCGCCAGGTCGCCTGGGCCGTCGGTGTCGAACTCACCGTCGCGCAGACGACCCACCCGTCCCTGCACCCGGGCCGCGCCGCGTCGCTGCTCGTCGACGGCACGGTCGTGGGCGTCGCCGGAGAGCTCCTGCCCGAACTGGCCGAGGCCGCCGTCCTGCCCCGCGTGGTGGCGGTCGTCGAGCTCGACCTCGACGCACTGGTCGCCGCGGCCCCGGAACTCGTCGCGGTCGCGCCGATCGTCTCCTACCCGGCAGCCACGCAGGACCTCTCGCTCGTCGTCGACGCCGACGTGCCGGCCGGTGACGTGCTGGATGCGGTGCGCTCTGGCGCCGGAGACCTGTTGGAGTATGCTCGGCTCGTGGATGACTACCGGGGCTCCGGCGTGGACGAGGGACAGAAGTCCCTGACGTTCGCCCTGCGCTTCCGTGCCACGGACCGCACGCTGACCGCTGCCGAGGCCACCGAGGCCCGTGACGGCGCTGTCCGACGTGCCGGCGAGCGATTCGGGGCGACCCTGCGCGACTGA
- a CDS encoding N-acetyl-gamma-glutamyl-phosphate reductase has product MSVSVAVAGASGYAGGELLRVLSAHPEFEVRTVTAFSNAGQPLIATQPHLRSLSHLTLAETTAETLRGHDVVFLALPHGQSGAITAELGDDTLVIDCGADHRLTDPAAWERFYGGDYFGAWTYGLPELLLAAPTPGSADEWREVDDIASQGKQRSALVGTKRIAVPGCNVTAVTLGIQPGIQAGLVESDDLVAVLSVGPSGAGKKLSTTYLASEIMGSASAYAVGGSHRHVPEIQQNLQVAGASDVTISFTPVLVPMSRGILATTTAKLSPGVSARDVRLAWEQAYADEPFVHLLPEGEFPRVADTIGANTALVGIAVDEAAGRVVAVTALDNLAKGTAGAAVQSANIALGLPETTGLSVDGVAP; this is encoded by the coding sequence ATGTCCGTATCCGTCGCCGTGGCGGGAGCCTCCGGCTACGCGGGTGGTGAGCTCCTGCGCGTGCTCTCCGCCCACCCCGAGTTCGAGGTCAGGACGGTGACGGCGTTCTCGAACGCCGGACAGCCCCTGATCGCGACGCAGCCGCACCTCCGTTCACTGTCGCACCTGACCCTGGCGGAGACGACGGCCGAGACGCTGCGCGGGCACGACGTGGTGTTCCTGGCACTGCCGCACGGGCAGTCCGGAGCGATCACCGCGGAACTCGGCGACGACACGCTCGTCATCGACTGCGGCGCGGACCACCGTCTGACGGACCCGGCGGCGTGGGAGCGGTTCTACGGCGGTGACTACTTCGGCGCGTGGACCTACGGGCTGCCCGAGCTGCTGCTCGCGGCGCCCACTCCGGGCTCGGCCGATGAATGGCGCGAGGTCGACGACATCGCCTCGCAGGGCAAGCAGCGTTCCGCCCTGGTCGGCACGAAGCGCATCGCGGTGCCCGGCTGCAACGTCACCGCGGTGACGCTCGGCATCCAGCCGGGCATCCAGGCCGGCCTCGTCGAGTCCGACGACCTCGTCGCGGTGCTCAGCGTCGGCCCGAGCGGTGCCGGCAAGAAGCTCAGCACCACCTACCTGGCCTCCGAGATCATGGGGTCCGCCAGCGCGTACGCCGTCGGCGGCTCGCACCGGCACGTCCCCGAGATCCAGCAGAACCTGCAGGTCGCGGGGGCCTCCGACGTGACGATCTCGTTCACGCCGGTCCTGGTCCCGATGTCGCGGGGGATCCTCGCGACCACCACCGCGAAGCTCTCGCCCGGCGTCAGCGCACGCGACGTCCGACTCGCCTGGGAACAGGCGTACGCCGACGAGCCGTTCGTCCACCTGCTGCCCGAGGGCGAGTTCCCCCGGGTCGCGGACACGATCGGTGCGAACACCGCGCTCGTCGGCATCGCCGTCGACGAGGCCGCCGGCCGTGTCGTCGCGGTGACCGCGCTCGACAACCTCGCCAAGGGCACGGCGGGCGCCGCCGTCCAGTCGGCGAACATCGCCCTCGGTCTCCCCGAGACCACGGGCCTCAGCGTGGACGGAGTCGCACCGTGA
- the argB gene encoding acetylglutamate kinase produces MAADTNGAGTPLTKEEEHEFAAVKAATLIESLPWLKRFSGKVVVVKFGGNAMVNEDLKRAFAEDMVYLRYAGLHPVVVHGGGPQISAALKEQGIESEFRGGYRVTTTEAITVVRDVLAGEVNREIVDLMNEHGEGLAVGVFGDGGSLFTGEKKGVVVDGQEYDLGHVGDITHVDPSGVLAAIEAGRIPVVSSIAIDDAHPDQALNVNADAAAGALAIALRASKLMMLTDVPGLYRNWPDRDSIVDLIAVDELRELLPSLESGMIPKMTACLDAVVGGVGGATIIDGRIPHSILLEVFTLRGAGTEVIPDPSRRTENQMTHAEIGRRVASPSIDSSTGQHVAGTNEKGHQQ; encoded by the coding sequence ATGGCGGCCGACACGAACGGGGCCGGCACGCCCCTCACGAAGGAAGAAGAACACGAGTTCGCCGCGGTCAAGGCGGCGACGCTCATCGAGTCGCTGCCATGGCTCAAGCGCTTCTCGGGCAAGGTCGTCGTGGTCAAGTTCGGCGGCAACGCCATGGTGAACGAGGACCTGAAGCGCGCCTTCGCCGAGGACATGGTCTACCTACGCTACGCCGGCCTGCACCCGGTTGTCGTGCACGGTGGGGGGCCGCAGATCTCCGCCGCCCTCAAGGAACAGGGCATCGAGTCCGAGTTCCGCGGCGGCTACCGCGTCACGACGACCGAGGCGATCACGGTCGTCCGCGACGTCCTGGCCGGCGAGGTCAACCGCGAGATCGTCGACTTGATGAACGAACACGGCGAGGGCCTGGCCGTCGGCGTGTTCGGCGACGGCGGATCGCTGTTCACCGGCGAGAAGAAGGGCGTCGTGGTCGACGGGCAGGAGTACGACCTCGGCCATGTCGGGGACATCACCCACGTCGACCCGTCCGGTGTGCTCGCCGCGATCGAGGCCGGCCGGATCCCGGTCGTCTCGAGCATCGCGATCGACGACGCGCACCCCGACCAGGCACTCAACGTGAACGCGGACGCTGCGGCGGGTGCCCTGGCGATCGCGCTCCGGGCCTCGAAGCTCATGATGCTCACCGACGTCCCCGGCCTGTACCGCAACTGGCCCGACCGTGACTCGATCGTCGACCTCATCGCGGTCGACGAGCTCCGCGAGCTCCTGCCGAGCCTCGAGTCGGGGATGATCCCCAAGATGACCGCGTGCCTCGACGCCGTGGTCGGCGGGGTCGGCGGTGCGACGATCATCGACGGCCGGATCCCGCACTCGATCCTGCTCGAGGTCTTCACCCTGCGGGGTGCGGGTACCGAGGTGATCCCGGATCCGAGCCGACGAACCGAGAACCAGATGACCCACGCCGAGATCGGCCGTCGCGTGGCGTCGCCGTCGATCGACAGCAGTACCGGCCAGCACGTGGCGGGTACGAACGAGAAGGGACACCAGCAGTGA
- a CDS encoding acetylornithine transaminase, producing MSTETQTETWNDRFGASLMRSLTPPKIMLERGQGCRVWDVEGNEYLDFLAGIAVNSLGHAHPALVEAIADQAAKLVHVSNYFATPPQLELAERLKRITGAGDAGRVYFGNSGAEANEAAFKLARLNKGADGTKTRILALKQGFHGRTMGALALTGKPALQQDFLPMIPGVEHIDTSIEALEASIDESVAALILEPIKGEAGVVDLPEGFLLAARRLTAEHGALLILDEIQTGVGRTGNWFAFQGHGVTPDAITVAKGIAGGFPIGALVTFGWASDLFSAGQHGSTFGGNPLGTRVANAVLQEIERADLVAGAVVKGERIRDGISAIGSPLVEEVRGTGLLIGVGLTGPIGPAVNAAALERGLIINAPNESSLRIAPPLIVSDAEIDEFLSILAQSLAAVAAAQEPTA from the coding sequence GTGAGCACCGAGACGCAGACCGAGACCTGGAACGACCGGTTCGGGGCGTCGCTCATGCGATCCCTGACCCCGCCGAAGATCATGCTCGAGCGCGGCCAGGGCTGCCGCGTCTGGGACGTCGAGGGCAACGAGTACCTCGACTTCCTCGCCGGCATCGCGGTGAACTCGCTCGGCCACGCGCACCCCGCCCTGGTGGAGGCGATCGCCGACCAGGCCGCGAAGCTCGTGCACGTGTCGAACTACTTCGCCACCCCGCCGCAGCTCGAACTCGCCGAGCGCCTCAAGCGCATCACCGGCGCGGGCGACGCGGGCCGCGTGTACTTCGGCAACTCCGGCGCCGAGGCCAACGAGGCCGCGTTCAAGCTGGCCCGCCTCAACAAGGGTGCGGACGGCACCAAGACCCGGATCCTCGCGCTCAAGCAGGGCTTCCACGGCCGCACGATGGGCGCCCTCGCGCTCACCGGCAAGCCCGCGCTGCAGCAGGACTTCCTGCCGATGATCCCGGGTGTCGAGCACATCGACACCTCGATCGAGGCGCTCGAAGCGTCGATCGACGAATCCGTCGCCGCCCTGATCCTCGAACCCATCAAGGGCGAGGCCGGCGTGGTCGACCTGCCGGAGGGCTTCCTGCTGGCGGCACGCCGACTGACCGCGGAGCACGGCGCACTGCTGATCCTCGACGAGATCCAGACGGGTGTCGGCCGGACCGGCAACTGGTTCGCGTTCCAGGGCCACGGTGTGACGCCGGACGCCATCACCGTCGCCAAGGGCATCGCCGGTGGCTTCCCCATCGGCGCCCTCGTCACGTTCGGCTGGGCCTCCGACCTGTTCTCGGCCGGGCAGCACGGTTCGACCTTCGGCGGCAACCCGCTCGGCACCCGAGTCGCCAACGCGGTGCTCCAGGAGATCGAGCGCGCCGACCTCGTCGCCGGCGCAGTGGTCAAGGGTGAGCGGATCCGGGACGGCATCAGCGCCATCGGCTCCCCGCTGGTGGAAGAGGTCCGTGGCACCGGCCTGCTCATCGGCGTCGGTCTGACCGGTCCGATCGGTCCGGCCGTGAACGCAGCCGCCCTCGAGCGTGGCCTCATCATCAACGCCCCCAACGAGTCGAGCCTGCGCATCGCGCCGCCGCTCATCGTGTCCGACGCCGAGATCGACGAGTTCCTGTCGATCCTCGCCCAGAGCCTCGCGGCCGTCGCCGCAGCGCAGGAGCCCACAGCATGA
- the argJ gene encoding bifunctional glutamate N-acetyltransferase/amino-acid acetyltransferase ArgJ, with amino-acid sequence MTDAGTTTQTEPGLQGVTAAAGFRAAGVTAGLKTSGKPDVALVVNDGPDAAVAAVFTSNRAQAHPVIWSRQVVGDGVARAVVLNSGGANCFTGPFGFQTTHLTAEAVGDALGIGAGDVVVCSTGLIGVGDQTFRDNVLRGVDLASAALSDDGGPDAATAIMTTDTKAKQSVVTEDGWTVGGMAKGAGMLAPGLATMLVVITTDAVQTPDQLDQALRAATRITFDRVDSDGCMSTNDTVVLLSSGASGVTPEVGDFQEALTAVCADLARQLQQDAEGASHDIAIEVVHAATEDDAVTVGRSVARNNLFKAAVFGNDPNWGRVLAAIGTTDAEFDPYAVDVSMNGVRVCHAGAPDERSDSVDLTPRDTHVRIDLGVGTHSATILTNDLTHDYVHENSAYSS; translated from the coding sequence GTGACCGACGCAGGCACGACCACCCAGACCGAGCCGGGCCTCCAGGGCGTCACCGCGGCAGCGGGCTTCCGCGCCGCCGGCGTCACCGCCGGTCTCAAGACGAGCGGCAAGCCGGACGTGGCCCTCGTCGTCAACGATGGCCCCGACGCGGCCGTGGCCGCCGTCTTCACCAGCAACCGGGCCCAGGCGCACCCCGTCATCTGGTCCCGCCAGGTCGTCGGTGACGGCGTCGCGCGTGCCGTCGTCCTGAACTCCGGCGGCGCGAACTGCTTCACCGGCCCGTTCGGCTTCCAGACCACGCACCTGACGGCCGAAGCCGTGGGCGACGCCCTCGGGATCGGGGCCGGCGACGTCGTCGTCTGCTCCACCGGGCTCATCGGTGTGGGCGACCAGACCTTCCGCGACAACGTGCTCCGTGGCGTCGACCTGGCGAGTGCTGCACTCAGCGACGACGGCGGTCCGGATGCGGCCACCGCGATCATGACGACGGACACGAAGGCCAAGCAGTCCGTCGTGACCGAGGACGGCTGGACCGTCGGCGGCATGGCCAAGGGTGCGGGGATGCTCGCCCCGGGCCTCGCGACGATGCTCGTCGTCATCACGACGGACGCCGTGCAGACCCCGGACCAGCTCGACCAGGCGCTCCGCGCCGCCACCCGCATCACGTTCGACCGGGTCGACTCCGACGGCTGCATGTCCACGAACGACACCGTCGTCCTGCTGTCGTCGGGTGCGAGCGGCGTGACGCCCGAGGTCGGTGACTTCCAGGAGGCCCTGACCGCGGTCTGTGCCGACCTGGCCCGCCAGCTGCAGCAGGACGCCGAGGGCGCGAGCCACGACATCGCGATCGAGGTCGTGCACGCCGCGACCGAGGACGACGCCGTGACCGTCGGTCGGAGCGTCGCCCGGAACAACCTGTTCAAGGCTGCGGTCTTCGGCAACGACCCGAACTGGGGCCGGGTGCTCGCAGCGATCGGCACCACCGACGCCGAGTTCGACCCGTACGCGGTGGACGTCAGCATGAACGGCGTCCGGGTCTGCCACGCGGGCGCACCCGACGAGCGGAGCGACTCCGTCGACCTGACCCCGCGTGACACCCACGTGCGCATCGACCTCGGTGTCGGCACGCACTCGGCCACGATCCTGACCAACGACCTCACGCACGACTACGTGCACGAGAACAGCGCGTACTCCAGCTGA
- a CDS encoding DUF1844 domain-containing protein, which yields MSDTPIDDTGIDAARDIAEVPAVELINTVAVHLLSAAAVKVGLADDPQEQTDLDEARKLITALAGLVTAAATEIGDHHARPLRDGLRSLQLAFREASAIPDPIGAGPGEKYTGPVN from the coding sequence GTGAGCGACACCCCGATCGACGACACCGGCATCGACGCCGCCAGGGACATCGCGGAGGTGCCGGCGGTCGAACTCATCAACACCGTTGCGGTGCACCTGCTCAGTGCCGCGGCCGTGAAGGTCGGCCTGGCCGACGACCCGCAGGAACAGACCGACCTGGACGAGGCACGGAAGCTCATCACCGCGCTGGCCGGCCTGGTCACCGCCGCCGCGACCGAGATCGGCGACCACCACGCCCGTCCGCTCCGCGACGGGCTGCGGTCCCTGCAGCTCGCCTTCCGCGAGGCGTCGGCGATCCCGGACCCGATCGGTGCCGGACCGGGCGAGAAGTACACGGGTCCCGTCAACTAG
- the infC gene encoding translation initiation factor IF-3: MKELRITDPRTNDRIRVPEVRLVGPQGEQVGVVPIAMALRLAQEAELDLVEVAPNSKPPVAKIMDYGKFKYEAAQKAKEARRNQVNTDLKEVRFRLKIDVHDYETKRKRAEGFLLGGDKVKAMILFRGREQSRPEQGVRLLQKFAEEIAEFGVVESRPTQDGRNMTMIIAPLKNKSDVKGEQNAKRAAQKAERRATEHAAKGKDEAEAGSTSEAAAESTDAAAE, translated from the coding sequence TTGAAGGAGCTCCGCATCACCGATCCCCGTACCAACGACCGAATCCGCGTTCCCGAAGTCCGACTCGTCGGTCCGCAGGGTGAGCAGGTCGGCGTTGTCCCGATCGCCATGGCACTGCGTCTCGCGCAGGAAGCCGAACTGGATCTGGTCGAGGTCGCGCCGAACTCGAAGCCGCCCGTGGCCAAGATCATGGACTACGGCAAGTTCAAGTACGAGGCCGCTCAGAAGGCCAAGGAAGCTCGTCGCAACCAGGTGAACACGGACCTGAAAGAGGTCCGTTTCCGCCTGAAGATCGACGTGCACGACTACGAGACGAAGCGCAAGCGCGCCGAGGGGTTCCTCCTCGGTGGCGACAAGGTGAAGGCGATGATCCTCTTCCGTGGCCGCGAGCAGTCGCGTCCGGAGCAGGGTGTCCGTCTCCTCCAGAAGTTCGCGGAAGAGATCGCCGAGTTCGGTGTCGTCGAGTCGCGTCCGACCCAGGACGGCCGCAACATGACGATGATCATCGCCCCGCTCAAGAACAAGTCCGACGTCAAGGGCGAGCAGAACGCCAAGCGTGCTGCACAGAAGGCCGAGCGTCGTGCCACCGAGCACGCCGCGAAGGGCAAGGACGAGGCCGAGGCCGGTTCCACGTCCGAGGCAGCCGCGGAATCCACGGACGCCGCGGCCGAATAG
- the rplT gene encoding 50S ribosomal protein L20 translates to MARVKRAVNAAKKRRVILERAEGYRGQRSRLYRKAKEQVTHSLVYAYRDRHAKKGEFRRLWIQRINAASRANGLTYNRLIQGLNLAGVEVDRRILADLAVNNPETFTALVETAKKALPADTSAPKAA, encoded by the coding sequence ATGGCACGAGTAAAGAGAGCGGTCAACGCCGCCAAGAAGCGCCGCGTCATCCTCGAACGCGCCGAGGGCTACCGCGGCCAGCGTTCGCGCCTGTACCGCAAGGCCAAGGAGCAGGTCACCCACTCCCTCGTCTACGCGTACCGCGACCGTCACGCGAAGAAGGGCGAGTTCCGTCGCCTCTGGATCCAGCGCATCAACGCTGCGTCCCGTGCGAACGGCCTGACCTACAACCGCCTCATCCAGGGTCTCAACCTGGCCGGCGTCGAGGTCGACCGTCGCATCCTCGCCGACCTTGCGGTGAACAACCCCGAGACCTTCACCGCGCTCGTCGAGACCGCGAAGAAGGCCCTCCCGGCCGACACCTCGGCCCCGAAGGCTGCGTAG
- the rpmI gene encoding 50S ribosomal protein L35 → MPKQKTHSGSKKRFKVTGTGKIMKQQAGMRHNLEVKSSKRKARLNEDQVLSKGDAKNVKKLLGH, encoded by the coding sequence ATGCCCAAGCAGAAGACCCACTCCGGGTCGAAGAAGCGCTTCAAGGTCACCGGTACCGGCAAGATCATGAAGCAGCAGGCCGGTATGCGTCACAACCTCGAGGTCAAGAGCTCCAAGCGCAAGGCCCGCCTGAACGAGGACCAGGTCCTCTCCAAGGGTGACGCGAAGAACGTCAAGAAGCTCCTCGGCCACTGA